From the Megalops cyprinoides isolate fMegCyp1 chromosome 21, fMegCyp1.pri, whole genome shotgun sequence genome, one window contains:
- the gatad1 gene encoding GATA zinc finger domain-containing protein 1, which produces MPLGLKPCCAVCKTNTSSMWKKGSQGEILCNNCTAKSSISGGTGPSASSNTQQNNGGAKQSKQEIHRRSARLRSTKYKAPASEKKVSTKGKGRRHIFKLKNPIKAPESVSTIITSESLFYKGVYFQIGDVIKVTDEEDGKPYYAQIRGFVQDQYCEKSAALTWLIPTQASPKDHFDPGTFIVGPEEDLPRKMEYLEFVCHAPSEYFKSRSCPFPTIPIRPEKGYIWTHIGPTPAVAFKESVGGSN; this is translated from the exons ATGCCGCTAGGTTTAAAACCTTGCTGTGCAGTTTGTAAGACAAACACGTCTTCCATGTGGAAGAAAGGAAGTCAGGGAGAGATTCTGTGCAATAACTGTACAGCGAAAAGTTCCATCAGCGGAGGGACAGGACCATCGGCCTCCTCCAACACGCAGCAGAATAATGGCGGCGCTAAGCAG TCGAAGCAGGAGATTCACCGGCGGTCAGCACGCTTGAGAAGCACTAAGTATAAGGCACCTGCCTCGGAGAAAAAGGTATCTACGAAAGGAAAAGGGAGAAGACACATCTTCAAGCTGAAAAAT ccaatcaaagcTCCAGAATCAGTATCTACAATCATCACGTCAGAGTCCCTTTTTTACAAG GGAGTTTACTTCCAAATAGGTGATGTTATCAAAGTAACAGACGAGGAGGACGGAAAGCCGTACTATGCCCAGATTCGAGGCTTCGTGCAAGACCAATACTGTGAGAAGAGCGCTGCTCTGACCTGGCTAATACCAACGCAAGCCAGTCCCAAAGACCACTTTGACCCGGGCACTTTCATCGTAG GCCCAGAGGAGGATCTTCCAAGGAAGATGGAGTACCTGGAATTTGTGTGCCATGCCCCCTCTGAGTATTTCAAGTCTAGGAGCTGTCCATTCCCCACCATTCCTATCCGTCCAGAAAAAGGCTACATTTGGACTCATATCGGACCCACGCCAGCAGTCGCATTTAAGGAATCTGTTGGTGGCAGTAATTAG